One Nocardiopsis gilva YIM 90087 genomic window, AGCCCCGGAACCCGGCGGCGTCCGCTGAACCCGGAACTCCGGACCAGCCCCACATCTTCGGGTCGGAGACGCGCTCGCCGTGATCTGAGGAATTCCTTCAGTTCCTCTTGCCGGTCCACCTCTCGCACCCCTCTCGCTCCCACATTGCCGTGCGCCCAGCCGCGGGTCTACGGTGCCGGCCGCTCATATCCAGGATGGCGGCGAAGAGGCCCAGCTCCGTTCACCGGTCACGGCCGTGTTCGGAGTCACGATGGGTGATGTTCTACGTGGTTCGTGCTCCCGACGGGGCGAGATGGTTCATCAGGGAGACGAATCGCAGCCACCCTTCTGGAGTGTTGCCATCCCCGAGGGGGAACCACACGGCGGGCTGGGCGCGTGGGCCGAGCAGGTGGCCTTGGGCCGGTGACTCCAGGACGTGGTCCAGGCCCGTCTCGGCGGCGGGTTCGGGGCCGAGGGCCAGGCCGACCGGGGTGGGGACGGATGGCACGTGCGGCTCGTAGGTCAGGTCGGGGCGGCCCGGGAGGCGGTGGGCGGTCAGGGTTTGCAGGGTGCCCTGGGAGGCGAGGTCCTGGACGATGTCCTCCAGCCGGTGCAGGGCGGGTTCCTCGTCCTCGGCGTAGGCGACCGCGAAGGTGATCTTCTCCTTGACGCCGGACACCACCCGGGAGACGCGCTGCGTGCCGATGCTGGGGCGGGCGTCTCCGCCGGGGCCGACGAAGGTCAGCCAGGTCTGCTGGGGTGCTCTGTGGCGGCACATATCCGTGAGGGCTGTGCGGTCCCACGAGCTGAGGGCGGGTTCGCTGGTGCCCCAGCCGCCAGGCGGCGTTCCGGTGAAGGTGCGCGTCAGTGCTTCGGCCGCCGCCCCCAGCACGAGTGCGTCCGTGGCGGGGTGCACCACGGTGACGTCGATGATCAGGTGGGAGCCGAGGACGGCCGACTGGTCGAGGAACGTCGGTGCGGGAGTGCTCGCAGTGGTGCCGTCAGCGGCACGCGCGTCCGGTCGCGGGTCGTTCGGCGTCTCCTTCGGGACGTAGCCCGACGATTCATCCCAGACCAGCGGGAGCCCGGAAAGGCCGTCGTAGTGGCCGCCGGAGCCATCGGGCTCCTCGACGACCCAGCGCGCCTGCGGTCGGCTCAGCAGGGTGCGCAGTGGGAACGTGATGCGCGACTCCGTCGGCGTCACGACCTGGAGCCCTCGCCGCTCCTTGGCGAACGTCGCCAGGGCGTCCGCCAGCCACGAAGAGAAGGGGACGACGGGACGGTCTTGGTAGACCAGGAGCGTCTGGTCGGTGGCGATGTCGACTGCGGGGTGGATCGTCACTGCGCGTTCTTCCCGTTGGTGTCGATGCGATGGGTGGCGTGGTCCGCGGCCGGGCCGCCTCCGGCCGGACGCGGTCGGGACGACCAGACCGTCCCGCCGAGCCGCTCCACCAGGGCGTCGGCGAAGCGGTGGGCGAGTGCGGCGGTGTCGGTGGTGCCCCGGGCCGCGCTCGACGCCCGGACCTCGACCCACCAGCACGGGTCGGGCATGCGCGCCGCTGTCTCGGCCCCGAGCAGCCGCCCCACCTCGCCGGGCACGTCCACGCGCTGCGCCGCCTCGATGCTGACCAGCGGGGCGCTGTCGTCATCCCGAAGCTGGACGACCGCGCCTCCTCCCACGCCCCGCACCCGCAGGTCGGGTCCGGCGTCCACCATCGCGTCGACCAGCGCCCGCATATCCGGGTCCTGTCTGACCAGCGCGACCACGTCGTAGGTCAACGGTGCTCCTCTTCCAGAATGGCCGTTTGCATGAGCCGCGGCGTCGACTCCCCGCGTCGGATCCAGCGGCCCCGCCCCGGCGGCTGCCGGTTGGCGTAGATGCGCGGGAAGAGCTGGCCCTCGCCCCGGTCGCCCGACATCAGCAGCGCGCTGGTGCCGATCTCCCGCATGGACTGGACGAGCGGGTCGTACAGCCCGCGTC contains:
- a CDS encoding DUF6177 family protein, with the translated sequence MTIHPAVDIATDQTLLVYQDRPVVPFSSWLADALATFAKERRGLQVVTPTESRITFPLRTLLSRPQARWVVEEPDGSGGHYDGLSGLPLVWDESSGYVPKETPNDPRPDARAADGTTASTPAPTFLDQSAVLGSHLIIDVTVVHPATDALVLGAAAEALTRTFTGTPPGGWGTSEPALSSWDRTALTDMCRHRAPQQTWLTFVGPGGDARPSIGTQRVSRVVSGVKEKITFAVAYAEDEEPALHRLEDIVQDLASQGTLQTLTAHRLPGRPDLTYEPHVPSVPTPVGLALGPEPAAETGLDHVLESPAQGHLLGPRAQPAVWFPLGDGNTPEGWLRFVSLMNHLAPSGARTT